From the Gallaecimonas kandeliae genome, one window contains:
- the ctaD gene encoding cytochrome c oxidase subunit I — protein MQVTREMDAEGVGANEQHQDHAHHGPAKGVMRWLTTTNHKDIGTLYLWFSFIMFLIGGSMAMVIRAELFEPGLQLVEPQFFNQMTTVHGLIMVFGAVMPGFVGLANWLIPMMIGAPDMALPRMNNWSFWILPFAFSILLSSLFMEGGGPAFGWTFYAPLSTTYSSDSTALFVFSVHLMGISSIMGAMNIIVTIFNLRAPGMKWMKLPLFVWTWLITAFLLIAVMPVLAGAVTMVLTDKYFGTDFFNAAGGGDPVMFQHIFWFFGHPEVYIMILPSFGIISAILPTFARKKLFGYSSMVYATSSIAGLSFVVWAHHMFTTGMPLFGELFFMYCTMLIAVPTGVKVFNWVATLWRGSISFEVPMLFALAFLVLFTIGGFSGLMLAMTPADFQYQDTYFVVAHFHYVLVTGAIFSIMAATYYWIPKWTGHMFDETLGKAHFWCSLISVNVLFFPMHFLGLAGMPRRIPDYALQFADLNKLVSIGGFAFGASQLIFLWVVIKCIRGGKPAPAKPWDGADGLEWTLSSPPPYHSFQEPPEVD, from the coding sequence ATGCAGGTCACAAGGGAAATGGACGCCGAAGGCGTCGGCGCCAACGAACAGCACCAGGATCATGCTCACCACGGCCCCGCCAAGGGGGTGATGCGCTGGCTGACCACCACCAACCACAAGGACATCGGCACCCTCTACCTCTGGTTCAGCTTCATCATGTTCCTGATCGGCGGCTCCATGGCCATGGTGATCCGTGCCGAGCTGTTCGAGCCAGGGCTGCAGCTGGTGGAGCCGCAGTTCTTCAACCAGATGACCACTGTCCATGGCCTGATCATGGTGTTCGGTGCCGTGATGCCGGGCTTCGTCGGCCTGGCCAACTGGTTGATCCCCATGATGATAGGGGCGCCGGACATGGCCCTGCCGCGGATGAACAACTGGAGCTTCTGGATACTGCCCTTCGCCTTTTCCATACTGCTGTCCAGCCTCTTCATGGAAGGGGGTGGCCCGGCCTTCGGCTGGACCTTCTACGCGCCCCTGTCCACCACCTATTCATCTGACTCCACTGCCCTGTTCGTGTTCTCGGTCCACCTGATGGGGATCAGCTCCATCATGGGGGCCATGAACATCATCGTCACCATCTTCAACCTGCGGGCGCCGGGCATGAAGTGGATGAAGCTGCCGCTCTTCGTCTGGACCTGGCTGATCACCGCCTTCCTGCTGATCGCCGTGATGCCGGTGCTGGCCGGGGCCGTGACCATGGTGCTCACCGACAAGTACTTCGGCACCGACTTCTTCAACGCCGCCGGCGGCGGCGATCCCGTGATGTTCCAGCACATCTTCTGGTTCTTCGGGCACCCCGAGGTCTACATCATGATCTTGCCGAGCTTCGGCATCATCAGCGCCATCCTGCCCACCTTCGCCCGCAAGAAACTGTTCGGCTATTCAAGCATGGTGTACGCCACCTCCAGCATCGCCGGCCTGTCCTTCGTGGTCTGGGCCCACCACATGTTCACCACCGGCATGCCGCTCTTCGGCGAACTGTTCTTCATGTACTGCACCATGCTGATAGCGGTGCCGACCGGGGTGAAGGTATTCAACTGGGTGGCGACCCTCTGGCGTGGCTCCATCAGCTTCGAGGTGCCCATGCTGTTCGCCCTGGCCTTCCTGGTGCTCTTCACCATAGGGGGCTTCTCGGGGCTGATGCTGGCCATGACTCCGGCCGACTTCCAGTACCAGGACACCTACTTCGTGGTGGCCCACTTCCACTACGTGCTGGTGACGGGGGCCATCTTCTCGATCATGGCCGCCACTTATTATTGGATACCCAAGTGGACGGGGCACATGTTCGACGAGACCTTGGGCAAGGCCCATTTCTGGTGCTCGCTGATCTCGGTGAACGTGCTCTTCTTCCCCATGCACTTCCTGGGGCTGGCGGGCATGCCGAGGCGTATTCCCGATTACGCCCTGCAGTTCGCCGACCTCAACAAGCTGGTGTCCATCGGCGGCTTCGCCTTCGGCGCCAGCCAGCTGATCTTCCTGTGGGTGGTGATCAAGTGCATCCGCGGCGGTAAGCCGGCACCGGCCAAACCCTGGGACGGCGCCGATGGCCTGGAATGGACACTGTCCAGCCCGCCCCCTTACCACAGCTTCCAGGAACCGCCGGAGGTGGACTGA
- a CDS encoding cytochrome c oxidase assembly protein has product MAEAKDHSKLVKRLVLLVVAMSGFAFALVPLYNVFCQVTGINGKTGGPVAAPINDIEDHSRTVTVQFVAYVTDGLPWQFHPDVTQVVVHPGERKQVHFFAKNLADKAVTIQAIPSVAPGIGAKYFHKIECFCFHQETLAAGQQTEMKLLFFLDPELPKDIDTLTLSYTLYNLSARKDT; this is encoded by the coding sequence ATGGCCGAGGCAAAGGACCACAGCAAACTGGTCAAGCGGCTGGTGCTGCTGGTGGTGGCGATGTCCGGCTTCGCCTTCGCTCTGGTGCCGCTCTACAACGTCTTTTGCCAAGTCACCGGCATCAACGGCAAGACGGGGGGTCCTGTGGCGGCCCCCATCAACGACATCGAAGACCACAGCCGCACGGTGACGGTGCAGTTCGTGGCCTATGTGACGGACGGCCTGCCCTGGCAGTTCCACCCCGACGTCACCCAGGTGGTGGTGCATCCCGGTGAACGCAAACAGGTGCACTTCTTCGCCAAGAACCTGGCCGACAAGGCCGTCACCATCCAGGCCATACCTTCGGTGGCTCCCGGCATAGGGGCCAAGTATTTCCACAAGATCGAATGCTTCTGCTTTCACCAGGAAACCTTGGCGGCGGGGCAGCAGACCGAGATGAAGCTGTTGTTCTTCCTGGACCCTGAGCTGCCCAAGGACATCGATACCCTGACCCTCTCCTACACCCTCTACAACCTCAGCGCGAGGAAGGACACATGA
- a CDS encoding cytochrome c oxidase subunit 3, whose protein sequence is MSQERYYVPASSIWPIMGALSLFLIAFGAGHYVPQATQGKDGFGGWLMLAGFTTLVLMCFGWFGTVIHESMKGLYSAQMDRSFRQGMSWFIFSEVMFFGAFFGALFYARIFAVPWLGGASNNIFTHELLWPDFSGTWPVATTPGGKSTEIMPWQGIPLINTLILLSSSVTVHLAHISLEKNQRLALKLWLGLTIVLGASFLYMQGHEYIHAYTEMGLKLNAGIYGNTFFMLTGFHGLHVTLGTLMLTIMWLRILKGHFSPHKHFGFMAASWYWHFVDVVWLCLFTFVYVL, encoded by the coding sequence ATGAGCCAAGAACGGTATTACGTGCCGGCCAGTTCCATCTGGCCCATCATGGGTGCCTTGAGCCTCTTTCTGATCGCCTTCGGCGCCGGCCACTACGTGCCCCAGGCCACCCAGGGCAAGGACGGCTTCGGCGGCTGGTTGATGCTGGCCGGCTTCACCACCTTGGTGCTGATGTGTTTCGGCTGGTTCGGCACCGTCATCCACGAGTCCATGAAAGGCCTCTATTCGGCGCAGATGGACAGGTCTTTCCGCCAAGGCATGAGCTGGTTCATCTTCTCAGAGGTGATGTTCTTCGGGGCCTTCTTCGGGGCCCTCTTCTACGCCCGCATCTTCGCCGTGCCCTGGCTGGGCGGGGCCTCCAACAACATCTTCACCCACGAACTGCTCTGGCCCGATTTCTCCGGCACCTGGCCCGTGGCCACCACCCCTGGGGGCAAGAGCACCGAGATCATGCCCTGGCAGGGCATACCCCTTATCAACACCCTGATCCTGCTGAGCTCCTCCGTTACCGTGCACCTGGCCCACATCTCGCTGGAGAAGAACCAGCGCCTGGCCCTCAAGCTGTGGTTGGGACTGACCATAGTGCTGGGGGCCAGCTTCCTCTACATGCAGGGCCACGAATATATCCACGCCTATACGGAAATGGGGCTGAAGCTCAACGCCGGCATCTACGGCAACACCTTCTTCATGCTCACCGGCTTCCACGGCCTGCACGTGACCCTTGGCACCCTGATGCTGACCATCATGTGGCTGCGGATCCTCAAGGGGCACTTCAGCCCCCACAAGCATTTCGGCTTCATGGCGGCCAGTTGGTACTGGCACTTCGTGGACGTGGTCTGGCTCTGCCTCTTCACCTTCGTCTACGTGCTCTGA
- a CDS encoding DUF2909 family protein — MLIKLLIVLLLAVVIFNLFRALFSMLRQGEEGQMSKHLGRRLLFSALVLALIILLLVTGVIVPHHRPY; from the coding sequence ATGCTGATAAAGCTTCTGATCGTCCTGCTGCTGGCCGTCGTCATCTTCAACCTGTTCCGGGCACTCTTTTCCATGCTGCGCCAGGGGGAAGAGGGGCAGATGAGCAAACACCTGGGCCGGCGGCTGTTGTTCTCCGCCCTGGTGCTGGCCCTGATCATCCTGCTGCTGGTGACCGGCGTCATAGTCCCCCACCACAGGCCCTACTAA
- a CDS encoding SURF1 family protein yields the protein MVPWLITMALLGLFCKLAWWQWQRAGEKEARLALMVSRPQLSLAEALNQAEPNDWPVRVRGRWLPQAVLWDNRTLGAKVGYDLLQPFETDEGTLLVDRGFLAAPEHRDQLPTLPLASGEALLLGHLRLPERGLLLGANSPEAIKGAWRIQEPLPADLAPALKLKLLPVVLNLGQGADGLVPHWAPVVMPPEKHRAYAVQWALMALALVVVFGFWLRKQRRAP from the coding sequence GTGGTGCCTTGGTTAATCACAATGGCCCTGCTGGGGCTTTTCTGCAAGCTGGCCTGGTGGCAATGGCAGCGGGCCGGGGAGAAGGAAGCCCGCCTGGCGCTGATGGTGAGCCGCCCCCAGCTCAGCCTGGCCGAGGCCCTGAACCAGGCCGAACCCAACGACTGGCCGGTGAGGGTGCGCGGCCGCTGGCTGCCCCAGGCGGTGCTCTGGGACAACCGCACCCTGGGCGCCAAGGTGGGCTACGACCTGCTGCAGCCTTTTGAAACCGACGAGGGCACACTGCTGGTGGACAGGGGCTTCCTGGCGGCCCCCGAGCACCGCGACCAGCTGCCGACCTTGCCCCTGGCCTCGGGCGAAGCGCTGCTGCTTGGCCACCTGCGGCTGCCGGAGCGCGGCCTGCTGCTGGGGGCCAACAGCCCTGAAGCCATCAAGGGGGCCTGGCGTATCCAGGAGCCCCTGCCGGCTGACCTGGCCCCTGCCCTCAAACTCAAACTGCTGCCGGTGGTGCTGAACCTGGGGCAGGGCGCCGACGGCCTGGTACCCCACTGGGCCCCGGTGGTGATGCCGCCGGAAAAACACCGGGCCTATGCCGTGCAATGGGCGCTGATGGCCCTGGCCCTGGTGGTGGTGTTCGGTTTCTGGCTACGCAAGCAAAGGAGGGCGCCGTGA
- a CDS encoding COX15/CtaA family protein — translation MKTLTWIGIVLAFGVIALGAYTRLTDAGLGCPDWPGCYGQLTVPSAVHHLANAEAPTAYPGRPIEAHKAWNEMVHRYFAGTLGLCIFGLFSLACWQRARQRGLALALLAMVVFQAALGMWTVTMSLRPAIVMGHLLGGFTTLALLWLMGLRLSGWRVPGGERALRRYRGLAGLVLVAVVLQVALGGWTSSNYAALACTQLPVCEGQWWNHLHPLEAFNPLSPPAENYQYGVLGYEARMTIQVTHRFWALVTALLVSALAVQLLRGAQSRTFKQLGWLLLTLLLVQLGLGIANVTLMLPLGVALAHNLTALVLLLSLVTLNYGLWRKA, via the coding sequence ATGAAGACATTGACCTGGATAGGGATAGTGCTGGCCTTCGGGGTCATAGCCCTGGGGGCTTACACCCGGCTCACCGACGCCGGCCTGGGTTGCCCGGACTGGCCCGGCTGCTATGGCCAGCTGACGGTGCCGAGCGCCGTCCACCACCTGGCCAACGCCGAGGCCCCCACGGCCTATCCCGGCCGGCCCATCGAGGCCCACAAGGCCTGGAACGAGATGGTGCACCGCTACTTCGCCGGCACCCTGGGGCTCTGCATCTTCGGCTTGTTCAGCCTGGCCTGCTGGCAACGGGCTCGGCAAAGGGGCCTGGCCCTGGCCCTGCTGGCCATGGTGGTGTTCCAGGCGGCCCTTGGCATGTGGACTGTGACCATGAGTCTGAGGCCCGCCATCGTCATGGGCCACCTGCTGGGAGGCTTCACCACCCTGGCGCTGCTGTGGCTGATGGGGCTGAGGCTGTCGGGCTGGCGGGTGCCGGGCGGGGAGAGGGCGCTGCGCCGCTACCGGGGCCTGGCCGGCCTGGTGCTGGTGGCCGTGGTGCTGCAGGTAGCCCTTGGCGGTTGGACTTCCAGCAACTACGCGGCCCTGGCCTGTACCCAGTTGCCGGTCTGCGAGGGCCAGTGGTGGAACCACCTGCATCCCCTGGAGGCCTTCAACCCCTTGTCGCCGCCTGCCGAAAACTACCAGTACGGGGTGCTGGGCTACGAGGCACGTATGACCATACAGGTGACCCACAGGTTCTGGGCCCTGGTCACGGCCCTGTTGGTGTCGGCCCTGGCGGTACAGTTGCTGCGCGGCGCCCAATCCAGGACCTTCAAGCAGCTGGGCTGGTTGCTGCTGACGCTGCTGCTGGTGCAACTGGGCCTCGGCATCGCCAACGTCACCCTGATGTTGCCCCTGGGGGTGGCCCTGGCCCATAACCTCACGGCCCTGGTGCTGCTGCTCAGCCTGGTCACCCTCAACTACGGCCTCTGGCGCAAAGCATGA